From the Malaclemys terrapin pileata isolate rMalTer1 chromosome 11, rMalTer1.hap1, whole genome shotgun sequence genome, the window AATGAACTATCATCAGAAACAAATCTATCATGCTGCTGGTCTGGAAGATCCAGCTTCTCGCTACTTTCCACTGATGCCTCTTTATCATCAACATTCTCTTCAATTATTACACTGACATCTTGAGTCAATTCTTGTCTAGATTCATCTTCCTCTTGTTTAACTACTTTCTGCATTTCATTTTCTACAGTCTTATCTTTTTCTTGTATTGGATTATTCTTTATTTCTTCACTGCACTTAATTGTTTGGGTTTCTACCTGTGTTCTCTCATCTTCCATCAACTCACCTctactttcctttcctttcctagaTTCATCCCACATTTCTGTGTTTGACTCCTCAATTTCATGATCGCTGGGACAAGGAACTAAAATAGTTTCTTGGGACTGACTCTCTTTCATGACATCTTGGTCCTGCCCTGTCTGATGCGATACACCCTCTTTTACCTCTGCAAATTCATCTAGGGATGCCACAGGTTCCTCTTCTTCCACCCTTTTGTTTTCAGAATCTGGTTGTACATCCAACATGCCTGTCAATTCTTCCATCTTTCCTATGTCTTTTGTTTGTCCCTTCCCAGCAATATCCTTCTCATTCTCTGCCTCATCTTGCATATCTCCTTCCTCTTCCGCTAATATCAGATCGCTCTTTGAAAAAGTGGATAGAGTATGTGTTTCATCTGGCTTTTGTTCTTTTACAATTGTATCTGGTGTGACCTCACTTTCACATGTTGCTTCTCCCTCATCTTCCACAGAATCTACTTCTTTCCTTCCCTGACTCGGAACTGTATTTCCAGTCTTATTTTCTTCTTCGGCTGTAtcactctcatttttaccactcCCTACTTTACTAATTGTTCTGTCTATGCACCCTTCATCTTCATCAAGCTGTTTCTCCAAGCTACTCATAACCTCATTTTCAGTGCTTTCTTCTGCTTGACAGAGACTTTCAGTGTGAGCCTCCACATGTGATTCTTCATTACCTGTACCTGCTCTTGCACCTTCTGGTGATCCTGACTGTTCAGAAGCTGATGCATGGCTGCTAACCACAAAATCAAGAGCTTCCTGAAATATTTCAATACTGTCTTCTCTCTGGCAAATTGTAAAATCCTCTTGTTGTACTTTCTGCTCTTGTGCAACTCTTTCAGATTCATGCTCTGTGTCTATGTCAGTAGGTATTCCCAGAGGAGTCTCAATACCCTGACTTTGCAGTGTACCTGTTTCCCAATTCTCATTAgtcaagtgatttaaatcactatgTTCAGATTCCTTACTACCAGGCTGTTGGGCTTCTATGCTATCATCTCCTGATTCTGTTTCCTTTCTCAACTCAATTACATCACTATTTTCAGTGGAAGAAACATTTCCTGAAACATGTTCTGTGTGGCTTTGAATTTGTTCCTCACATCCACTACTTAACATCACTGTTGATGTGACATCATTGTCTTCCATGGTTTTCTCTGCCTCTGTATTTTCATCAGCATGCAATGTCTTTATCTCCGTACACTCCTTTACAATTTCCCGCTCCTCAGACTCCTCTTTGTGTTCCTCATGCTCAGTATTCTGCAAGATTTCTCTTTTCCCCACATCCTCCAAAATCTCATCTTTCATCTCCACTTCATTCGCTCTGCCTAAAAGACCATTGAGAAAGTTGAAGGGACTACACCAAGGGGTGACTACTTAAATTTGTTAAACATGTAACACTTACCTCCCCACTTAAACCCCAAAAGAGAAAATGAATTAAAAGAATCGGTTAATAAAAGATCAGCTTTTGCCAATTACGTGAGGCAAAGCAGCAATTGAATTAGTAAATTCTCTGATCAGTGAACCCCCCCCGCTTTCCCAAAAGCAAGAGTTGTATCTGATTCTGGCATCAGATAAGTTAAAGATTTCTCTAGTTGAAGCTGTATGAAGTACAGCTTTCATAAATGAGATGAACATTTTTCAAGCAGTGCAGTTTATTAATAGTAATGTAACAAAACTCGCAGATTTAAGATTATGAGACAAAGGTagagttttggggttttttgctgcTAACAAGTACAAGCTATATGATCCACAAGTATTCACCATATTTTTAACCCTCACATTGCTCTATACGGTATTATTATTGCCAAGCTGTGTTTGTTTGATGGCATTACAACCAAGTAACTTACCTAATACTCAGCAATATTTTATAGCTATTGACTTAAAAAACGGGCACTATTTTATAAATAAGGGTGTATAATGAGTGTTATGGAAGATGGGATCTGATTGGCAGGCAAATGTTTTGAATACACGGATATCAGACATAAGCCACAAGGTTGAAGCTCAGTTATTTAGCGCTTCTTCCAGCCACTACATCCATCCAAAAGGGACAATATTTCTTTCTCaagtattgtttaaaaatataatttttcttcCAATTTGCAGCACTTTAGGAGCAAAAACGCAGGTGTTAACCAGCACTCAATGTCATGTATTAGCTTTTGTTCCTATGACGTACCTGTTTCCATGGAATCAGAATACGTTAAAACAGACTAGAGAGTTTTAGATATAACTTTAAATGTTCTCAGACcctgtttttgttgtttcaaATTGTTTTCACCTAATGGAATGAGAAAGCTGCCAACAGCTAAATCTGAGAAAACTCCTACTTCTAATTACATGGTTGGCTGCCTGTTGAGATTTGCTAGTATTTcaattcagaaataaaaatagagtATTCCCTCCTCTTCCATGAGCTAATGAGACAGTGGGAAGTTCAATAGCTAATCAGTTCAGATTCTGACTATACAATATAATTGCACCAAGTCAGAATCTTTGCCAACCAGATTCCTCCTTGTCTGAGGACACACACATATAATGTATACTTCCTGTACACATTGCTGAGCATATCATTGTTACAAAATTTCCAGCAATAGAAATTGCTTTATACTTAACAGTACTAGAGATTAAGAATTTAGAACTATGTGAAAATGTCTTGCAACAGCACACTGAACTATTGTTCAGCAGACCTGTATGTTCTCCAATAATATATTCGTTACAGAATTTGTGTGCTAAATTTACATATCAGAATTCAAATGCTCTTATTCTGGTTCTCTCTCAGCTTAATTCTCTGTGttagaaaaaataatcaaagcaACAGTAGGATTGTTGAGGACATTCCTAAATTCAGGTTTTAATATTAAGCTAAATAAGCTGCTACTCATCTTGTATTTATACTTGTGTCACGACCATTTATTTTCTCAGGGTGCAGAATAAAGGGACCATACAATAAAATCTCCTTTTGCAGGTACAGAAAAATGTCATGATATGCTTGAAGTGAAGCGACCATAATCAagaagcagaaaaaggcataGGAGGTGATTCAACAAGCTGCGTGACTGGTTAATTGTCCAAATAATGAATGCTCAATCTTCAAGCAAAAAAGTGAATGAATTATGATTAGACAGATAGAAAAGTCTagtgcagtgatactcagacctcagtggttcaggagccaaattagcaattgGCATTACCTAAAAGAGCCACGGtactgtgaattcattgtttcatttactatagtactattcatatttaagcagtgcaagttgataacttaattggttaatacCACAGTAAAAGCATCCAGCATTTTAATATCGTGTGCTGccaagagccgcaggagacacattaaagagccatttgCGGCTCACAAGCCatagtctgagtatcactgctctagtgGAGTGTCAGCACTTACCTAGTGTCCCATCCCCAGCTGTCTGTAGGGTCTGAGTCGCTCCTGGAGTAATCTTGGTAGAATCTGAATGTGCTTCATTATCGAGACCATCTAAAGCCTCTCCATTGGTGGCTACTTCCAAGTTTGGGATTATTCCGTGTTTCTGTGGATAAGGAAGGAACATTTTAAAGTCTGGTGTTCAAACAATATATTTGGCTGAACATTCTTGTCCCTTTATATTCTGAGCAGTGGTTGCTTCATCACAAAACCAATGAGAATATGCCTCGTTCAAAGTGCTGACAGAACAGATCTGATCACCTTTTTAAAGTAGGTCTGTTGCCCAATATCTGAAATGTTCCTTGGGCAACAGCCCCTCACCTATATTCACTATATTAGGAGTGCCAACTATCACAGAGGAGATAAGTAAAAAGCAAATTCTTGAAATGAATGAGAGCAACATGTACATATGGCTCATCAGTGCTGGATAGCTGGAACCAGCTCTTCTGTTCAGTGCACCAGCAGAGAAACCAGCAACTCATTACTTAATTGCTTTAGCAACAAGAGTTTCTTCTGTTCTTATGGCATACCTTCAGTTGTTCCTTCAGCACAACCACCTCATCTCTGAGGTCATCCCGCTCACTCCTTATGGAATCAAAGAACTCTTTCTGCCTCTCTAACGCCTGAGTGTTCACAGAGCAGACAGACAGAAGGCAGGGAGACAACAAGAAAGGATAAGAGACTATGTAAGGCAAGTTAGAAATAAGAATAAGCAGGTTTCAGATATTCAGAAGTTAATGGAACTGACATGCATGAAAAGGAGAAAATTAACAGATTAAAGGCTAAATTTACAAATTcataaaaaatgtaaatacagtAAATATATGACAATCCAAACATTCAGTTTGGGGAGGTCATAATTAATATTCAACCCGATATCCTGCACTGTGTTGGGATTAGATTTTTCAGTAACTAGATACAATAAGGCAGCTAAGAACAGATTTTTATACTCTTGACTTGGAATTTCCTATAGTActtttgtgtctgtgtgttttttttttaaatcaaaatacattaaagaaaGGGTATGAAAGCTGGTCTGACAGATCTCAGTGGCGTCCATGGAACTTTTGCAGTCTGTCATGGAAATAGTGCGTATACCTCAAGTATGCAGCATGCAATATAAACTTGTATAAAATTCTCAGCTGTAGTGAAACTTTGACCATTTTAAATTGTGGGTTTCAAATTGCCATAAGTCATAGGACAACATCATGGACAAATGACTTGCCAGGTTTCTTTTGTCCACCCAAGAAAAGAGTCTCTCTCACATCTCATCTGCTACTGCCTATACCATATTTCTCTTTAGAGTTAACATTTCGTTTAcactggtggggaaaaaaagaagatttTCATCCCAAGAGTCCAGTGAGCTATAAACAAGCCCACTTTCTCCTTTCCAACAGTGCAGTTATGGTTTAAAAGAGTAAAGGTAATACATTTGAACAGAAAACCAATTCCATTCAGCATTGAAACCACATCATGAATAGCCAGTATTTTACTAAAGGACACTCCCTTTCTTGGTTATACATATCCATGATAGGGTGCACACATTTCACCATGTTATATGAACTCCAGTGAATTTTCAAATCTGGTCAGAAGATAAGCATTTTCTTGGACCTTATCTTTTAAGTTAAAGCCACAACTCTATGTAAAGAGTCTATTAGACAGATTGAGGGTCACGTTGTATAGGGTAATATTTCATTCATGAGGTTTTGCAGGTGCAGAGTCTGCTAAAGAAGCTCAGTGTGAAACTGAGCAAATTTCAGAAGGTGTGCGTGATTCCTACCCCTATTTTTTTGTCTTTCCACTCTATCGTCTCCTGAAGATCAGAAATTTCCCTGATATAGCTCTCCTGTTTCTGTTGCAGCTGTCGGATTTCCTGAGGGGCAGGGGCACACAAAGAGACAGAAAGCAGGTAAAGGGTTAATCAGAAGAAAAACTCAAGATTGTAGTGATGCAAAGAACAATGAAATCAGGTGTTAAGAAAGTACAACAAACTACCTACATGCATCCCAGAGGAAACAGAAAAGCCTTCAAAAGTTGCTACGGATAACATTTCCTGGAGTCAGAAAAGCTTTTTGGATATTCTCTAAGTCAAAATGCAACTGTTTTCCTTCAAAGAGATGAATGCAACTCCTGAAACCTACCCAGCTAGGGACAGCCAACCTCTCACCTTTAGTATGATGACAAACACCTGTCTACTGGAACTATCTTGCTCTGAATCCTTACTGGAGTTTTATGCCATTGTCCTTTTTCTTCCAGTCTCACCACAAGAAGGAGCCCAGAGCATATAATAACTTATTCTGGGAAATTAAAGACAGCATAACATACAAATCCAACTACGAACAGtacttctgaaatatttttgttttcatcagCCCTAACCATTTCAGGGCTAACAGACTGAACCTACAGTACTGCATCAGATGAGAAATCTGGGGCAGGGACTAAGATTCTCCATTCCTGTCTAAGCCTTCTATATTCTAACTGTTAGTTTGGAACACATGAATCAAACAACCACATTAAAGACAACGGAGTAATTACTTACCTCGAGCATTTCTTCTCTTTGCTTCAGGGTCTCCTTGATTTCCGTGAACTGAAACTGCAATATGCTATGAGCATGCTTTTCCCGCTCAAATTCCTGGAGAggcaaggaaatattttttgtcatgcataataataataatacctagagcTGTTCAtacacagatctcaaagtgctttaaacaAGGGTAAGTATCAATATCTCAATTTTAAGCTTGTTTGTCTCTTATGAAGGAAATCTGAGATTGGGACTGGATTATTTCAAACCAAATGCTCAATTTAGACACTGGGCGGTCTGGATTTTGGGGCCAGGGGAATGCACATCATTTACAGCACTCAAGCCCTGCTGACCTCAGAGATAATGACTAGGAATGGAACCTACCTTTTCCAAAAGGTAGAGTACTCCAACTTGGCCAGTTCTTATTGtgaaattttaaaagcaaacagtttCCCAAGAGCTATGCATGATGGAGGACACACTAACCAATATCTCATGAGTCAAAGATTTAGCTCCTGAGAAGTTACCACATAAGCCATAAGGAAATACTCCATAAGGAAATACTAGTTTGCAGGAAAGTTAACTCAGTGAGGCTTATTCCATCACCTCAGTGAGGTGACAATAATTCAAGTCAATagtatattttcaatatttaacCCCATGAATGCCATAATTTGTTTAAGAAGTATGTCTCACACAACTCTCCTATGGCCTTTTGAATTAAGCTTTGTATGTAACCGGGTCCCAGAGGAAACGGGAAAGCCTTCAAAAGTCGCTATGGAGTCAGAAAGGCTTTTTGGATATTCTCTAAGTCAAAATGCAAATGAAATACATAAAGCTATACTGATGAGCTTGTATGTGAAAGAGTCACCATATCCTGAATATTGACTTATAAAATTAAATCTCATATTCATATGCCTACAGATAAAGGCAGAAAAGGCAGCCAAGTTGCTAACGAGTGCTATTCAAAGGGTAGATTTCTATATACTTGATTCATTCcccccttcatttttttttttttttttttttaaagtactgtcTCTtccctgaaaacattttttcaaacaACTTTCAGCTTCTCAAGAAGTGTTCATACTCACTTTGCTTTTCTCTTCATATTGCCTCCTGGATTCTGCCAGCTGTTCTTCTAACTCTAACAATGCATCCTTCAAGGTATCAACTTGGTACATGAAGTTTGTTTTCTCATTGTCTAGTTGAGCATTAGACACCATAGCCTTTTTATATTTCTCTTCAACTTCTGCTAGGGAGTCCTGAAGACAAGAAATATGTAAGTGCAGTGAGAGGTTACTTCAAAGAAAGCACTTTTATACATTGCAAAGTATGTAAGTACATGCTTAGTTGTAGACATGCAAGCAGTCCAACTGAATCAACTGTTAACCATGGGCTTAAGTAACTTTGCTGACTGGGACCCCAAACCTGGGAGAAGAGGTGGCAATATCTGGGCTTTTTGCGGTCTTAAATTAGGACTCTGTAgtatgtttaattaaaaattgcAGTTACTGTACACTACCTTTTGGCTATGCGcgcacttaaaatgctacagcggccCAACTGCAGCATGTTagcttagaccaggggtctcaaactcaaatgaccacgagggccacatgaagACTAGTACATTAgctgagggccgcattactgacacctccccctgccacccttggccccgtccccactccaccccttccatgaggccctgccggaattccaaccccttccctgaaatccccaccccaactctgcccccttcctgcccccagggagggcagcaggggtgtggtgggagctcagggcagggagttggggtgtggtgCAAGAGTggtgtggggtacagcagggggttgggctgcaggagaggtgcggggtacagcaggggttgggctgcaggagtggcgcggggggcgggctccggcccgacatgcaccgggggcagggcaggctgcctgcctgcctgtccccgcACCGCTCTGGGAAGTGgccggaacctgggggaggaggagcaaaggggtctgtgtgttgctgctGTTTCAGGCACCACCCCTAGCagctcgggctggagccgctctaggtaaacgctgggggggcgggaggggcggcGCGCGAGgagccgcgtgtttgagacccctggcttagacactcactacagcaatgggaagggttctcccatcactgcgGTTAGTCCACCTCccaaagaggcagcagcaggtcgacagaagaattcttcgaTTGATGTAGTGGGGttagttaggtcagcatagccaCGCCCCTCAGGGGGGTAGATTTTTCACCCACCTGAGACACCAGCCACGTAATGTCCATTTtcagtgcagaccagcccttTATACTCCATTTTTGGTTAGATTTTTGCTTCAGATGAAGCGTGAAAtaaattttttccccccatgcttACCCCTTCTTTGATTAGACCCCCTTTCTTAACCTGCTTTACTAAGATCAAGTTCCAACTGTCTGGGCAATTCAGATTTATGAACTCAGGCTGAGCATGAGAACAGTTCAGATATAAGAATAGCTGCAGTGTTGGCAAGATAAAACGGTACCATTTGCCATGTCACATTGCAGGTCTAAACCCTCTCCAGGTATACAATTTGAATGAAGACCACCCGAACAGCAACTTTCAAAAGCACAGCAGTGCAAGTATGCAGGCAAGAAACAAAAGAGGTGCCTATACAGAGGTCTTAATTTAAAGCTAGGATCAACAATCCACCAATTCATGAAGTCATATTGCTAGCATTATATGGACCTCCATGATAAATTTTGGATATTTATAATATTCCACTTCTACTAGATCCATAAACATTCCAGGGGGAAATGTGCAGACTTTTAAATCTGAAAAGATGACAAAATACTTAGTTTTCAAATTAATAATCTGTTTTGGCATACTATTAAAGAATAAGGCAATCTGACATTTTAAAGGTACAAGAACTTCTGTCTCATCATTAAATGTGAATCATGTTACTGGTGCATGTTGCAGGTGTACTGTACAAGACAGGAAATTTCAGTTGCTGAAAGGGCAATCAGGAATCAAAGCAGCTACATGATTAATTAAACCCTTAAAATTAGTTGGCACGAAAGCACACACAATTAAGGGTAAATGCAGAATCATAGCAGAACATGGCTAATTTAGTTTTATTAGTATTATCAAATTCTATCCCAACCCTAGACTATCTACCTGTCATTTAATAATTCTAAATTTGAATACAGAGAATAAAACCACTAAAGAAATAGCCTAAATCAGACGGAGGTTTCAAGCTATTCactatttaacacttttattCTGGGAGGGGATGAATTTAGTTTGCTTAAAATGTTCCAGTCTCTTCCTGGCAAATTCTGAAGAAAGTTACTATAGCTGGAAatgaatttttaattaaatatacgTTCCTCATTCTATGCCAAAAGCAAGGTCAGAGGCAGCTGAGCAAAAAGTTGTTGATCTTCGAAGACACAAGCAGACCTGGATAAAAATGCTACAAATGCACTTGAAGGGAACAATATTACAAAAATCTAGTTAACTTATTCTCAAAGGGTAAGGTAGATTAGTTTGCAGaatctaatatatattttattatctaTAAGAGAAAAAAGTTTAGGCTTCATATATCTAAAAGATTCAAAAAAACcacaaactattttttccatttgCAGGTCACCTAAGATGCCAGTAACCGAGTATCTTGTACTACTGAACAGATGAGGAAAAAGTAGGAGAGAAAGTTTGAATTTTAATTAACATTTACGCTAATATATACTGTATTACAGTATCTAGTATGCCAAGTGCCCAGTACACTCATCTTTACATGCCTTCTGTTTTCAAAACGTGAGCCAATGCTGCTGAATACATAGTGTAAAGTGTCAAACTGATACATTTGTTTAGCTGCTACACCAAAATCCTTTTGTGTATTCATGGAATTTGTAGGCgttcctcccctgcagctgctgcgaCAGTTTACCCCATACAATATGGCATTCTACCAGGGCTGCTTGTATAGCATGAGATATGATTGCCTCTCCCTCAGGCACGCATAACTTACCAACTGTTTTACTGGGACGCTCTACTAAGtgccttttaaaatacatttacaatATTTAACTTTGATTTCCCATGGCACTGAACTCCGCAGGTTGGTTACATGCTTAATAATCagcatttacttttattttagatttacCTCAAATTCTGAGTGATTtcctgttcttgtgttatggatatatttaaaaatgagtaACTGATTATTTTTCTATATACTCTAATCTTTATATTACAATTTTTGATGGAGATTTAAATACATTCTCAAGACACCAAAATATAAGACACGCAGTAGTAAAAGTTCTCATTAATGACCTTTTCTACAGAGGTTAATAAATATTTACATGTGCTGATTACCAAGAATTATCCAGAGAAATGATTACTGGTCATCAGAATGGGAAGCATGTTTTCCTCACTGATGAAATGCTTTTAGTTAATTCACACTTCAGCATAAAAGCATGCAGGTTAAATTCGAGTTCTGTCTCTCACTGTGCCTCTCTGAAAGTTTAGTTGATGTTAATATCACATGTTCAGTCTGCAATAAACCAGTACCTTCATTTCTTTCAATCCCTGCATGTATTTGCCTTCTACATCCTGAATCTGGTTCTTTAACTCATTGATATCCTGAGGGAAATGGCAAAAAAAGTGAATGATGTCAAGAAAACTAATGGGCAGTAATCACAGCTGAGTGAGAAGCCGGTGTTCAAAATTCCCATTTACAGACACGTTTCTACTCTAGTTTGAGTTTTCTAAACTTCATTATAAAAAGATGTATAGGCTTTTCACACAATCATCTGTCTTGAACAGATGTATATTCCTGTCCTAATCATTTTGACTGGGAAAATGGGATGTTTCTAGAACaatgatggtcttgtggttaaggaacTAGATTGTGACTCAGGAGCTCTGAATTCCgttttcagctctgccacaggttgtatgacattgggcaagtcccccccccccgccccctctcgttctgcctcagttccctatttgtaaaatgagaatgATATTTCTCTACTAGCACCCAACAgcggtgttgtgaagataaatttatTAATGCATGTGAGGTGCTCACAACTACATCACTTTATGATAAGTTTCAGAGAAAAGTGGGAACATGAGCACCAACAGGACACCCTAGGAAGTGTGGGAAATACCACTGGCAAATGGAATAAAGACATTCATTTTAATTATGAGCTCAATTAAAGCTttacacaatctctctctctcttccccctccttccccttggTCACCTCCTGATGCTAGAACTGCAAAAGAAGTAAAATATTATAATTTGGGGGTGACCAAGGGGCGCGAGAGAGAAAGGGACTGggtttgttttcacttttatagTTTTTAATACCAGATGGAACTATtccaatcatctagtctgatctcctgcataacacaggccatagtgTTTCACCCAAGTCCTCCTACATCG encodes:
- the LRRFIP1 gene encoding leucine-rich repeat flightless-interacting protein 1 isoform X8, with the protein product MGTQGAGRKRLPNRERLTAEDDALNQIAREAEARLAAKRAARAEAREIRMKELERQQKEIYQVQKKYYGLDTKWGDIEQWMEDSERYSRRSRRNASASDEDERMSVGSRGSLRSSNYSGESRKSTKKSSREEKSGSYYCDLGFRNSDFTSKSLPSSQNGNMPSLLYSDVLPARSYRASLHDESIYSGNRRYSASSSRAPSEYSCYLGSGSRASSRASSARASPVVEERPEKDFEKGARTVSSLSAATLASLGGTSSRRGSGDTSISVDTEASIREIKDINELKNQIQDVEGKYMQGLKEMKDSLAEVEEKYKKAMVSNAQLDNEKTNFMYQVDTLKDALLELEEQLAESRRQYEEKSKEFEREKHAHSILQFQFTEIKETLKQREEMLEEIRQLQQKQESYIREISDLQETIEWKDKKIGALERQKEFFDSIRSERDDLRDEVVVLKEQLKKHGIIPNLEVATNGEALDGLDNEAHSDSTKITPGATQTLQTAGDGTLGRANEVEMKDEILEDVGKREILQNTEHEEHKEESEEREIVKECTEIKTLHADENTEAEKTMEDNDVTSTVMLSSGCEEQIQSHTEHVSGNVSSTENSDVIELRKETESGDDSIEAQQPGSKESEHSDLNHLTNENWETGTLQSQGIETPLGIPTDIDTEHESERVAQEQKVQQEDFTICQREDSIEIFQEALDFVVSSHASASEQSGSPEGARAGTGNEESHVEAHTESLCQAEESTENEVMSSLEKQLDEDEGCIDRTISKVGSGKNESDTAEEENKTGNTVPSQGRKEVDSVEDEGEATCESEVTPDTIVKEQKPDETHTLSTFSKSDLILAEEEGDMQDEAENEKDIAGKGQTKDIGKMEELTGMLDVQPDSENKRVEEEEPVASLDEFAEVKEGVSHQTGQDQDVMKESQSQETILVPCPSDHEIEESNTEMWDESRKGKESRGELMEDERTQVETQTIKCSEEIKNNPIQEKDKTVENEMQKVVKQEEDESRQELTQDVSVIIEENVDDKEASVESSEKLDLPDQQHDRFVSDDSSLQKITKLSQQLSESLEGNTREMEVQNAVLDDACQLSRKERDTKQMGNGNEEDENKGIEEQHELQEVKKQEVVPDIEEDADYLKTQKAELDEKPDEQVEVEGQEEEIVEDDGKKIDVDDELGQILKAPGRHDAEEVNTQTLEEVREKEIVSETAKTEKGEKEETHQSRTQSVENEAMITEGNASIQQEKGKGAEEAGHLQTDASQSAAPEKACDLVEDETGNEKVLDSNDMEKIADGYSSEQELGNVGNTRDESKEDMQASRRGKGRSKEDCMIS
- the LRRFIP1 gene encoding leucine-rich repeat flightless-interacting protein 1 isoform X17, which encodes MGTQGAGRKRLPNRERLTAEDDALNQIAREAEARLAAKRAARAEAREIRMKELERQQKEIYQVQKKYYGLDTKWGDIEQWMEDSERYSRRSRRNASASDEDERMSVGSRGSLRSSNYSGESRKSTKKSSREEKSASLHDESIYSGNRRYSASSSRAPSEYSCYLGSGSRASSRASSARASPVVEERPEKDFEKGARTVSSLSAATLASLGGTSSRRGSGDTSISVDTEASIREIKDINELKNQIQDVEGKYMQGLKEMKDSLAEVEEKYKKAMVSNAQLDNEKTNFMYQVDTLKDALLELEEQLAESRRQYEEKSKEFEREKHAHSILQFQFTEIKETLKQREEMLEEIRQLQQKQESYIREISDLQETIEWKDKKIGALERQKEFFDSIRSERDDLRDEVVVLKEQLKKHGIIPNLEVATNGEALDGLDNEAHSDSTKITPGATQTLQTAGDGTLGRANEVEMKDEILEDVGKREILQNTEHEEHKEESEEREIVKECTEIKTLHADENTEAEKTMEDNDVTSTVMLSSGCEEQIQSHTEHVSGNVSSTENSDVIELRKETESGDDSIEAQQPGSKESEHSDLNHLTNENWETGTLQSQGIETPLGIPTDIDTEHESERVAQEQKVQQEDFTICQREDSIEIFQEALDFVVSSHASASEQSGSPEGARAGTGNEESHVEAHTESLCQAEESTENEVMSSLEKQLDEDEGCIDRTISKVGSGKNESDTAEEENKTGNTVPSQGRKEVDSVEDEGEATCESEVTPDTIVKEQKPDETHTLSTFSKSDLILAEEEGDMQDEAENEKDIAGKGQTKDIGKMEELTGMLDVQPDSENKRVEEEEPVASLDEFAEVKEGVSHQTGQDQDVMKESQSQETILVPCPSDHEIEESNTEMWDESRKGKESRGELMEDERTQVETQTIKCSEEIKNNPIQEKDKTVENEMQKVVKQEEDESRQELTQDVSVIIEENVDDKEASVESSEKLDLPDQQHDRFVSDDSSLQKITKLSQQLSESLEGNTREMEVQNAVLDDACQLSRKERDTKQMGNGNEEDENKGIEEQHELQEVKKQEVVPDIEEDADYLKTQKAELDEKPDEQVEVEGQEEEIVEDDGKKIDVDDELGQILKAPGRHDAEEVNTQTLEEVREKEIVSETAKTEKGEKEETHQSRTQSVENEAMITEGNASIQQEKGKGAEEAGHLQTDASQSAAPEKACDLVEDETGNEKVLDSNDMEKIADGYSSEQELGNVGNTRDESKEDMQASRRGKGRSKEDCMIS
- the LRRFIP1 gene encoding leucine-rich repeat flightless-interacting protein 1 isoform X14 translates to MGTQGAGRKRLPNRERLTAEDDALNQIAREAEARLAAKRAARAEAREIRMKELERQQKEIYQVQKKYYGLDTKWGDIEQWMEDSERYSRRSRRNASASDEDERMSVGSRGSLRSSNYSGESRKSTKKSSREEKSPSLLYSDVLPARSYRASLHDESIYSGNRRYSASSSRAPSEYSCYLGSGSRASSRASSARASPVVEERPEKDFEKGARTVSSLSAATLASLGGTSSRRGSGDTSISVDTEASIREIKDINELKNQIQDVEGKYMQGLKEMKDSLAEVEEKYKKAMVSNAQLDNEKTNFMYQVDTLKDALLELEEQLAESRRQYEEKSKEFEREKHAHSILQFQFTEIKETLKQREEMLEEIRQLQQKQESYIREISDLQETIEWKDKKIGALERQKEFFDSIRSERDDLRDEVVVLKEQLKKHGIIPNLEVATNGEALDGLDNEAHSDSTKITPGATQTLQTAGDGTLGRANEVEMKDEILEDVGKREILQNTEHEEHKEESEEREIVKECTEIKTLHADENTEAEKTMEDNDVTSTVMLSSGCEEQIQSHTEHVSGNVSSTENSDVIELRKETESGDDSIEAQQPGSKESEHSDLNHLTNENWETGTLQSQGIETPLGIPTDIDTEHESERVAQEQKVQQEDFTICQREDSIEIFQEALDFVVSSHASASEQSGSPEGARAGTGNEESHVEAHTESLCQAEESTENEVMSSLEKQLDEDEGCIDRTISKVGSGKNESDTAEEENKTGNTVPSQGRKEVDSVEDEGEATCESEVTPDTIVKEQKPDETHTLSTFSKSDLILAEEEGDMQDEAENEKDIAGKGQTKDIGKMEELTGMLDVQPDSENKRVEEEEPVASLDEFAEVKEGVSHQTGQDQDVMKESQSQETILVPCPSDHEIEESNTEMWDESRKGKESRGELMEDERTQVETQTIKCSEEIKNNPIQEKDKTVENEMQKVVKQEEDESRQELTQDVSVIIEENVDDKEASVESSEKLDLPDQQHDRFVSDDSSLQKITKLSQQLSESLEGNTREMEVQNAVLDDACQLSRKERDTKQMGNGNEEDENKGIEEQHELQEVKKQEVVPDIEEDADYLKTQKAELDEKPDEQVEVEGQEEEIVEDDGKKIDVDDELGQILKAPGRHDAEEVNTQTLEEVREKEIVSETAKTEKGEKEETHQSRTQSVENEAMITEGNASIQQEKGKGAEEAGHLQTDASQSAAPEKACDLVEDETGNEKVLDSNDMEKIADGYSSEQELGNVGNTRDESKEDMQASRRGKGRSKEDCMIS